The proteins below are encoded in one region of Fimbriimonadaceae bacterium:
- a CDS encoding prepilin-type N-terminal cleavage/methylation domain-containing protein gives MVLRRAFTLIELLVVIAILAILAAILFPVFTSAKGAAHRATCLSNMRQVGLAHTMYVDESDGRMPDRRDLKSSLPGGYLPWNSWPLSDPRAGWAGAVLRPYAGNSVDVFSCPASLAKFKNVVQVRQEFPGGSSTYWLWRYDRIDDPVPRDNFWGKTPDQAVADLREQADPIIGVPEGQADVELMVDPYFPRTINRVPDALKGLAVHSGGRNRLFLDGHARFLKDVRTPN, from the coding sequence GTGGTGCTGCGGCGGGCCTTTACGTTGATCGAGCTTCTGGTCGTGATCGCGATCCTCGCGATCCTTGCCGCCATCCTGTTCCCGGTCTTCACCTCGGCGAAAGGGGCGGCCCACCGCGCCACCTGCCTGAGCAACATGCGCCAAGTCGGGCTGGCCCACACCATGTACGTCGATGAAAGCGACGGAAGGATGCCGGACCGGCGCGACCTGAAGTCTAGCCTGCCTGGGGGCTACCTGCCTTGGAACTCGTGGCCGCTCTCGGACCCCCGTGCCGGGTGGGCGGGAGCGGTCCTCCGCCCCTATGCGGGCAACTCGGTCGACGTCTTCTCCTGCCCGGCTTCCTTGGCCAAGTTCAAAAACGTGGTCCAGGTGCGCCAAGAGTTCCCGGGCGGGTCCTCGACCTATTGGCTCTGGCGCTATGACCGGATCGACGACCCTGTGCCGCGCGACAACTTCTGGGGAAAGACGCCGGACCAAGCCGTGGCCGACTTGCGGGAGCAGGCCGACCCGATCATCGGCGTCCCAGAGGGGCAAGCGGACGTCGAGCTTATGGTCGATCCGTACTTCCCCCGCACGATCAACCGCGTGCCCGACGCGCTCAAAGGTTTGGCCGTACATAGTGGCGGGCGCAACCGCCTGTTCTTAGACGGCCACGCCCGCTTCCTAAAGGACGTCCGGACTCCGAATTAG
- a CDS encoding P-loop NTPase, with the protein MKSIAVVSGKGGVGKSTVALNLALAFGDLGEKALLVDADMALPNLDVLAGVSSAGLVGDFALGEATLAQACVRLADKVELLGGSPRRSAEIVLPVCDRVLMEGREFDVAVFDAATGLANGAVELAERCDVVLLVTEPEPGALLDGLCFLEAARHAEDCRILVNRVSGPAQAQTAAQALAAEAVRQSSVKPGFAGHVLEDERFRRAARRRKPYLLAHPFAGPSRQLRKIAKGLLQPRNAGAELELAPSGSGGSLREAA; encoded by the coding sequence GGGTCGGCAAGTCGACCGTCGCATTGAACCTGGCGCTCGCCTTTGGCGACCTCGGGGAGAAGGCGCTCCTGGTCGATGCGGACATGGCCCTGCCGAACCTCGACGTCTTGGCCGGAGTCTCCTCGGCGGGGCTGGTGGGAGACTTCGCCTTGGGCGAGGCCACATTGGCCCAGGCGTGCGTTCGGCTCGCAGATAAGGTCGAGCTTTTGGGCGGCTCGCCCAGGCGCTCTGCGGAGATCGTCCTCCCTGTTTGCGACCGTGTCTTGATGGAAGGTCGTGAGTTCGACGTGGCTGTCTTCGACGCCGCGACGGGGTTGGCGAACGGCGCCGTCGAGCTCGCCGAACGTTGCGACGTCGTGCTCCTGGTGACGGAGCCGGAGCCAGGCGCCTTGCTGGACGGGCTTTGCTTCCTGGAAGCCGCTCGCCACGCGGAAGACTGCCGCATCCTGGTGAACCGCGTCTCGGGGCCGGCCCAGGCGCAGACCGCGGCCCAAGCCTTGGCGGCCGAAGCGGTGAGGCAGTCGAGCGTCAAGCCAGGCTTTGCGGGCCACGTCTTGGAGGACGAGCGCTTCCGTCGCGCCGCCCGCCGTCGCAAGCCCTACCTTCTTGCGCATCCCTTTGCAGGCCCGTCACGCCAGCTCAGAAAGATTGCGAAGGGCCTTTTGCAGCCTCGGAATGCGGGTGCAGAGCTCGAGCTTGCTCCGAGCGGTTCCGGCGGCTCTCTCCGCGAGGCGGCGTAG